A single window of Sulfitobacter sp. JL08 DNA harbors:
- a CDS encoding retropepsin-like aspartic protease family protein: MNGDDFGRLIYLVLLGAVIAGWFFMQNRNSLNKTLQHAAVWGLIFIGAIAVAGLWNDIRSTLNPAMARFEGDGTITVPRAIDGHYYLTLDINGAPVRFVVDTGASDMVLTHDDAERAGLVLDNLAYVGKAQTANGIVEIAPVWLDRVALGSIVDTDVGASVNSGDMGQSLLGMRYLQRFQKIEISGGELVLTR, translated from the coding sequence ATGAACGGCGATGATTTTGGCAGATTGATCTATCTGGTGCTGCTTGGCGCGGTCATTGCAGGCTGGTTTTTCATGCAGAACCGCAATTCCCTGAACAAAACACTGCAACATGCGGCGGTCTGGGGCTTGATCTTTATCGGCGCGATTGCGGTGGCCGGATTGTGGAACGATATCCGCAGCACACTGAACCCGGCGATGGCACGGTTCGAAGGTGATGGCACGATCACTGTGCCACGCGCCATCGACGGGCATTATTACCTGACGCTGGACATCAACGGCGCGCCGGTGCGTTTTGTCGTGGATACCGGCGCATCAGACATGGTGCTGACCCATGACGATGCCGAACGCGCAGGTCTGGTGCTGGATAATCTTGCCTATGTCGGAAAGGCACAAACCGCCAACGGCATCGTCGAGATTGCCCCTGTCTGGCTGGATCGCGTCGCGCTGGGATCAATCGTGGACACCGATGTCGGCGCCTCGGTCAATTCCGGCGATATGGGGCAATCCCTGCTGGGCATGCGCTATCTGCAGCGTTTTCAGAAGATCGAGATTTCCGGCGGTGAACTGGTGTTGACGCGCTAG
- a CDS encoding DUF3307 domain-containing protein: protein MSDTVFVVLILLFLFQIKHMLADYFLQTERMLVGRDQYFHLGRMQHALVHALGSAIVFAMVLTQPAFILITVLIEAVVHFHIDWGKARYSDKAGYTPADAGFWRAAGVDQALHQMTYVGMLAAWVLYTAPDTG, encoded by the coding sequence GTGTCAGACACTGTTTTTGTGGTATTGATCTTATTGTTTCTGTTTCAAATCAAGCACATGCTGGCTGATTACTTTCTTCAGACCGAACGAATGCTCGTGGGGCGGGATCAGTATTTCCATTTGGGGCGGATGCAGCACGCACTGGTCCACGCACTGGGATCGGCCATTGTTTTTGCGATGGTTCTGACCCAGCCCGCCTTTATTCTGATCACGGTCCTGATCGAAGCGGTTGTGCATTTCCACATCGATTGGGGCAAAGCGCGTTATTCCGACAAAGCCGGATACACCCCTGCGGATGCGGGATTCTGGCGCGCTGCGGGTGTCGATCAGGCTCTGCACCAGATGACCTATGTCGGGATGCTGGCCGCCTGGGTTCTTTATACCGCGCCAGATACCGGGTAA
- a CDS encoding VOC family protein, whose product MKLTLHHINLATENVEGMNRFYRDVLGLSAPDSGLPTLEKKKGYAGDVAFVTDGAIQTHLAQRDVLAGFRTGHAVNPVSHGHIAYRTDDIDAFKAHLTEKGIPFSDWGNTAVAGWSQIFFYDPDGNVIEVHQVDDPA is encoded by the coding sequence ATGAAACTGACCCTGCATCACATCAACCTTGCCACTGAAAACGTCGAAGGCATGAACCGGTTTTACCGCGATGTACTGGGGCTTAGCGCACCGGACAGTGGATTGCCGACGCTGGAAAAGAAAAAGGGATATGCCGGTGATGTCGCCTTTGTCACCGATGGTGCGATCCAGACCCATCTGGCGCAGCGCGATGTTCTGGCAGGGTTTCGCACCGGTCATGCCGTAAACCCCGTGTCGCACGGGCATATCGCCTATCGCACCGATGATATCGACGCGTTCAAGGCGCATCTGACAGAAAAGGGCATTCCGTTTTCGGATTGGGGCAATACCGCCGTTGCCGGATGGTCGCAGATTTTCTTTTATGATCCCGACGGCAACGTGATCGAGGTTCATCAGGTGGATGATCCGGCCTAG
- the ndk gene encoding nucleoside-diphosphate kinase yields MALERTFSIIKPDATRRNLTGAINKKFEDAGLRIVAQKRIHLTLAQAGEFYKVHAERPFYGELCEFMASAPIVAQVLEGEGAIAKNREVMGATNPADAAAGTIRAEFAESVGENSVHGSDAPETAAVEIAYFFSGLELVG; encoded by the coding sequence ATGGCCCTAGAGCGCACATTTTCGATCATCAAGCCCGATGCCACACGTCGCAACCTGACCGGTGCGATCAACAAGAAATTCGAAGACGCAGGTCTGCGTATCGTGGCGCAAAAGCGTATTCACCTGACGCTGGCACAAGCGGGCGAGTTTTACAAAGTCCACGCAGAACGTCCGTTTTATGGCGAATTGTGCGAATTCATGGCATCGGCCCCGATCGTTGCGCAGGTTCTGGAAGGCGAAGGCGCAATTGCAAAAAACCGTGAAGTCATGGGCGCAACCAACCCTGCTGATGCCGCAGCTGGCACCATCCGCGCCGAATTCGCAGAAAGCGTTGGCGAAAATTCCGTGCACGGTTCGGACGCACCGGAAACAGCCGCAGTCGAGATTGCGTATTTCTTTTCGGGTCTGGAACTGGTGGGCTGA
- a CDS encoding ABC transporter transmembrane domain-containing protein, translated as MILLIVTAALFPVLYLTLELPKRIINDAIGAGTSPVEVFGYELDQVVFLAILCGAFLISVLVHGLMKMRINTMKGVLSERLLRRFRYGLIARILRFPQPYFERTSQGELVSMITSESEPMGGLMGDAVAQPVLQAGQMLTILGFLFLQSVWFGLAACALIPVQAWIIPRMQRQINLLNKKRIVEIRALAAEIGENAMGASALRVNGGWRYRLAMVTDRLGHLYRIRLQIYHKKFMMKFVNNFLGQLTPFFFFSIGGYLVIRGNVSLGALVAALAAYKDLSSPWKELLTYYNQVQDMSLRWDIITERFAPQGLIDEKLMTGAPETLPHLTGDIVLDHVTVRDEDGNPVLEELDAVLPAGAVIGIAASSEEDRRAFAELLTRELMPASGRVVIAGHDLAGLHQGVIATRIGHASSRPVMFQGSFGDNVMMPLKFGPTAAAEDTRSREAVLAGNSADLLGGDWINPAIAGLESEADLRDWWVRLVDGMGSGSTLFRRGLDQKFDGDAHPELAQELVALRPAIHDALVKAGLNRHVYFFDQDLYNPALPVVDNLVFASPRQPITRELLADQTEFLAQIRKLDLEQGLVHLTQDIVDLLRQIFGIDGTDHPLFRKLGLDPDTFESAVGLVNKARADETARFSDTEMALLLIIPFRISAEQIGAAFPDEMKTRVLDLRHSHAADFQTLLEHLYAPLRPDLFAPGLSVLENALFGKISDASGGRADDVRTVVSDTIAKAGAKQLVIELIFDLPISLGGANLPALYAEPLAFSRATIKRPDILVLDNALASYDLETQVAVYKNLRSLLPDTTLIYLNAEFQNDDIFDVFFELRQGRIVSDTARAEDVTDSAASADLTRKVRALQQTELFSGLNRRELRLLAFGARWYEALAGEYVFRKDDDPTDGAYMILEGEAGLYLPKDKAEDQLISKVGPGRLVGELGLIRNVPRALDMKAETDLKCLRIGAEEFLAVVENDAATSFKLLQVVASYV; from the coding sequence ATCATTCTTCTGATCGTGACAGCCGCGCTGTTTCCGGTGCTTTATCTGACCCTGGAATTGCCCAAAAGAATTATCAACGATGCCATCGGCGCGGGCACAAGCCCGGTGGAAGTGTTCGGCTATGAACTGGATCAGGTGGTCTTTCTGGCCATCCTGTGTGGCGCATTCCTGATCTCGGTCCTTGTGCATGGGCTGATGAAAATGCGCATCAACACGATGAAGGGCGTTTTGTCAGAACGGCTGCTGCGCCGGTTCCGCTATGGCCTGATCGCGCGGATACTGCGCTTTCCGCAGCCCTATTTCGAACGCACCAGTCAGGGCGAACTGGTGTCGATGATCACGTCAGAATCCGAACCGATGGGCGGATTGATGGGCGATGCTGTCGCGCAACCCGTCTTGCAGGCGGGGCAGATGCTGACCATTCTGGGCTTTTTGTTCCTGCAAAGTGTCTGGTTCGGCCTTGCGGCATGTGCCCTGATCCCGGTGCAGGCGTGGATCATTCCAAGAATGCAGCGCCAGATCAATCTGCTGAACAAGAAGCGCATCGTCGAAATTCGTGCGCTGGCGGCCGAGATTGGCGAGAATGCGATGGGGGCCAGCGCGCTGCGTGTCAATGGCGGCTGGCGCTATCGTCTTGCGATGGTGACGGACAGGCTGGGCCATCTTTACCGGATCCGCCTGCAAATCTACCACAAGAAGTTCATGATGAAATTCGTGAACAACTTTCTGGGGCAGCTGACTCCGTTCTTTTTCTTTTCCATTGGCGGCTATCTTGTCATTCGCGGCAACGTGTCACTGGGCGCTCTGGTTGCGGCGCTGGCGGCCTACAAGGATCTTTCGTCGCCATGGAAAGAGCTTCTGACCTACTACAATCAGGTGCAGGATATGTCGCTGCGCTGGGATATCATAACCGAACGGTTTGCGCCCCAGGGCCTGATCGACGAGAAGCTGATGACAGGCGCACCCGAAACCCTGCCCCATCTCACCGGCGATATTGTTCTTGATCATGTGACGGTGCGCGATGAAGACGGCAATCCGGTGCTGGAAGAGCTTGACGCGGTTCTACCCGCCGGTGCTGTGATCGGCATCGCAGCCAGCAGCGAAGAAGACCGCCGTGCCTTCGCTGAATTGCTGACCCGTGAACTGATGCCCGCTTCAGGGCGTGTTGTCATCGCAGGCCATGATCTGGCGGGTTTGCATCAGGGCGTGATCGCCACGCGGATCGGGCATGCCTCATCCCGTCCGGTCATGTTTCAGGGCAGTTTCGGCGATAATGTCATGATGCCTTTGAAATTCGGGCCTACCGCGGCGGCAGAGGACACCCGTTCGCGCGAGGCAGTGCTTGCCGGAAACAGCGCCGATCTGTTGGGCGGCGACTGGATCAATCCCGCGATTGCCGGACTTGAGAGCGAGGCCGATCTGCGCGATTGGTGGGTGCGGCTGGTCGATGGGATGGGCAGCGGGTCAACCCTGTTCCGGCGCGGGCTGGACCAGAAGTTCGACGGCGACGCGCATCCCGAACTGGCGCAGGAACTGGTTGCGCTGCGTCCGGCGATCCATGATGCCCTGGTCAAGGCGGGGCTGAATCGCCACGTCTATTTCTTTGATCAGGACCTTTACAACCCGGCGCTTCCCGTGGTGGACAACCTTGTCTTTGCGTCACCGCGCCAACCGATCACGCGGGAATTGCTGGCGGACCAGACCGAATTTCTGGCGCAGATCCGCAAGCTGGATCTGGAACAGGGTCTTGTGCATCTGACGCAGGATATCGTCGATCTTTTGCGCCAGATTTTCGGAATTGACGGTACAGATCATCCGCTGTTTCGCAAGCTGGGGCTGGACCCTGATACGTTCGAGTCGGCTGTCGGGCTGGTGAACAAGGCGCGCGCCGATGAAACGGCCCGGTTCAGCGATACCGAAATGGCGCTGTTGCTGATCATTCCGTTCCGGATTTCCGCCGAACAGATCGGCGCGGCCTTTCCTGATGAAATGAAGACCCGCGTGCTTGATTTGCGGCACTCTCACGCGGCCGACTTTCAGACGCTGCTGGAACATCTTTATGCGCCCTTGCGCCCCGATCTGTTTGCGCCGGGGCTTAGCGTTCTGGAAAACGCACTGTTCGGCAAGATTTCGGATGCATCAGGCGGGCGTGCCGACGATGTGCGCACCGTTGTCAGCGACACGATCGCCAAGGCCGGGGCAAAACAGCTGGTTATCGAACTGATTTTCGATTTGCCGATTTCGCTGGGCGGCGCCAACCTTCCCGCACTTTACGCGGAACCGCTTGCTTTCAGCCGTGCCACGATCAAGCGGCCGGATATTCTTGTTCTGGATAACGCGCTGGCCAGTTACGATCTTGAAACCCAGGTGGCCGTCTACAAGAACCTGCGCAGCCTCTTGCCGGACACAACGCTGATCTATCTCAATGCTGAATTTCAGAACGATGACATCTTCGATGTGTTCTTTGAATTGCGGCAGGGCCGCATCGTCAGTGACACGGCCCGCGCCGAAGACGTCACCGACAGCGCCGCAAGCGCCGATCTGACCCGCAAGGTGCGGGCGCTGCAACAGACCGAACTGTTTTCCGGGCTGAACCGACGCGAACTGCGCCTGCTGGCCTTCGGGGCGCGCTGGTACGAGGCGTTGGCGGGTGAATATGTGTTCCGAAAGGATGATGATCCCACCGATGGCGCCTATATGATCCTTGAGGGCGAGGCCGGTCTGTACCTGCCCAAGGACAAGGCCGAGGATCAACTGATCTCCAAGGTCGGGCCGGGCCGTCTTGTGGGGGAACTGGGGCTGATCCGGAACGTGCCACGGGCACTGGACATGAAGGCCGAAACCGACCTGAAATGCCTGCGCATCGGCGCCGAGGAATTTCTGGCCGTTGTCGAAAACGACGCGGCGACATCGTTCAAACTGTTGCAGGTGGTGGCCAGCTACGTCTAG
- a CDS encoding MarC family protein produces the protein MDSAFLITAFVTLFVIIDPIGLLPLFAALTQGMSARDRRIIGLRACVVAGFLLCIFTLFGEAVLGFVGISMPAFRIAGGILLFLTALDMLFERRTKRREDRADDRPDPSVFPLAIPLIAGPGSIATVILLAAQNPGAQGLTLVIGVMLSVILVTFVFFLGAGALEKLFGKTGINVITRLLGMLLAALSVQFVLDGLRDFGFAA, from the coding sequence ATGGACAGCGCGTTCCTGATCACCGCCTTTGTCACGCTGTTCGTGATCATCGATCCGATCGGCCTGCTGCCACTGTTCGCGGCGCTGACCCAGGGCATGTCGGCGCGGGACCGGCGCATAATAGGCCTGCGCGCCTGCGTTGTGGCCGGGTTCTTGCTGTGCATCTTCACCCTGTTCGGCGAGGCCGTTTTGGGTTTCGTGGGAATTTCCATGCCCGCCTTTCGCATTGCGGGCGGTATTCTGCTGTTTCTGACAGCGCTGGACATGCTGTTTGAACGGCGCACCAAACGGCGCGAAGACCGCGCCGATGACCGCCCCGACCCGTCTGTGTTTCCGCTGGCCATCCCGCTGATCGCCGGGCCGGGATCAATCGCGACGGTGATCCTGCTGGCCGCACAAAACCCCGGTGCGCAGGGTCTGACGCTGGTCATTGGTGTGATGCTGTCGGTAATCCTGGTGACATTTGTGTTTTTCCTTGGCGCCGGTGCGCTGGAAAAACTGTTCGGCAAGACTGGCATCAACGTCATCACGCGATTGCTGGGCATGTTGCTGGCCGCGCTGTCTGTGCAATTCGTGCTGGACGGTCTGCGCGATTTCGGCTTTGCCGCGTGA
- a CDS encoding ABC-F family ATP-binding cassette domain-containing protein, translating into MLRITDITYSVEGRPLFVEASATIPTGHKVGLIGRNGAGKTTLFKLIRGELPLENGTITLPSRARIGGVAQEVPGNEVSLIDTVLAADTERAALLAEAETATDPGRISDIQTRLSDIDAWSAEARAASILKGLGFEHAEQQMPCSAFSGGWRMRVALAAVLFAQPDYLLLDEPTNYLDLEGALWLEAYLVKYPHTVMIISHDRELLNRSVGAILHLEDKKLTYYTGNYDSFARQRAAQRAVQTAAAKKQDLRRAHLQAFVDRFKAKASKAKQAQSRVKMLEKMETIRAPEDAARTVFKFPEPEELSPPIIATEGVSVGYDGTVVLGHLNLRIDQDDRIALLGRNGEGKSTLSKLLSNRLDPMGGKMISSNKLRIGFFAQHQVEELRVDETPLQHLLRERAAEGQSKLRARLASFGLGPDQADTEVGRLSGGQKARLSLLLATLPAPHLLILDEPTNHLDIESREALVEALTAYSGAVILVSHDMHLLSMVADRLWLVKDGRVKPYDEDLQAYRKMLLSADKPAKDKAAKPQPKARLVSRDMVLALKSDVRKAEERVTKLNDMRDKLAKKLADPALYEQDKLGEMAVWQKKYAEVMEALDRAEALWMAALEKLEKASESA; encoded by the coding sequence ATGTTACGGATCACAGATATCACCTATTCGGTCGAAGGCCGCCCGCTGTTTGTCGAGGCGTCGGCCACCATTCCCACAGGCCACAAGGTGGGCCTGATCGGGCGCAATGGTGCGGGCAAGACAACCCTGTTCAAACTGATCAGGGGCGAACTGCCACTTGAAAACGGCACCATCACTTTACCCTCGCGGGCCCGCATTGGCGGCGTTGCACAGGAAGTGCCCGGAAACGAGGTGTCGCTGATCGATACGGTTCTGGCCGCCGATACCGAACGGGCCGCATTGCTGGCCGAAGCCGAAACCGCCACCGATCCGGGGCGGATTTCCGACATTCAGACGCGGCTGAGCGATATCGATGCATGGTCGGCCGAAGCGCGTGCCGCCTCGATCCTCAAAGGGCTGGGCTTTGAACATGCAGAACAGCAAATGCCCTGCTCTGCCTTTTCCGGCGGATGGCGGATGCGGGTGGCACTGGCCGCCGTTCTATTTGCGCAGCCCGATTACCTGCTGCTGGACGAACCGACCAACTATCTTGATCTGGAAGGCGCGCTGTGGCTTGAGGCCTATCTGGTCAAATATCCGCATACGGTGATGATCATCAGCCATGATCGCGAATTGCTGAACCGGTCTGTCGGGGCAATTCTGCATCTGGAAGACAAGAAACTGACCTATTACACCGGCAATTACGACAGTTTTGCCCGCCAGCGCGCGGCGCAACGCGCGGTACAGACCGCCGCCGCCAAGAAACAGGATTTGCGGCGGGCGCATTTGCAGGCCTTCGTCGACCGCTTCAAGGCCAAGGCGTCCAAGGCCAAACAGGCACAAAGCCGGGTTAAAATGCTGGAAAAGATGGAAACCATCCGCGCGCCCGAAGATGCGGCGCGCACGGTGTTCAAATTTCCCGAACCCGAAGAACTGTCGCCCCCGATCATCGCGACCGAAGGTGTTTCGGTGGGCTATGACGGCACCGTCGTGCTGGGCCATCTGAACCTGCGCATTGATCAGGACGACCGGATCGCCCTGCTGGGGCGCAATGGCGAAGGCAAATCAACCCTGTCCAAACTGCTGTCCAACCGGCTGGATCCGATGGGCGGCAAGATGATCAGCTCAAACAAGCTGCGCATCGGGTTCTTCGCGCAACATCAGGTCGAAGAATTGCGCGTTGACGAAACGCCGCTGCAACACCTTCTGCGCGAACGCGCCGCCGAAGGTCAATCCAAGCTGCGCGCGCGACTGGCCAGTTTCGGCCTTGGCCCTGATCAGGCCGACACCGAGGTGGGCCGCCTGTCGGGCGGGCAAAAGGCGCGCCTGTCCCTGTTGCTGGCCACCCTGCCCGCGCCGCATCTGCTGATCCTGGACGAGCCGACCAACCACCTTGACATCGAAAGCCGCGAGGCGCTGGTCGAGGCGCTGACCGCCTATTCGGGTGCGGTGATCCTTGTCAGCCACGATATGCACCTTCTGTCGATGGTCGCCGACCGGTTGTGGCTGGTCAAGGACGGGCGCGTGAAACCCTATGACGAGGATTTGCAGGCCTATCGCAAGATGCTGCTGAGTGCCGACAAACCCGCCAAGGACAAGGCAGCCAAACCGCAACCCAAGGCGCGCCTTGTATCGCGCGATATGGTGCTGGCGCTGAAATCGGATGTGCGCAAGGCCGAGGAACGTGTGACCAAGCTGAACGACATGCGCGACAAACTGGCCAAGAAACTGGCCGATCCGGCGCTTTATGAACAGGACAAGCTGGGTGAAATGGCCGTCTGGCAAAAGAAATACGCCGAAGTGATGGAGGCGCTGGACCGCGCCGAGGCGTTGTGGATGGCGGCCCTTGAGAAGCTTGAAAAAGCCAGTGAATCCGCGTGA
- a CDS encoding TfoX/Sxy family DNA transformation protein, with protein sequence MSDPVSSIRNLGPAFEASCARAGIHSAQELHALGADAAYARLLETGTQPHFIGYYVLVMGLQGRPWNDCKGKEKDALRVRFDAIKAASHDKGRSDFEAALDKIGVIDRKR encoded by the coding sequence ATGTCCGATCCGGTTTCTTCCATCCGCAACCTTGGCCCCGCGTTTGAGGCAAGCTGCGCGCGCGCAGGCATTCACAGCGCACAGGAACTGCACGCCCTGGGCGCCGACGCCGCCTATGCGCGGCTGCTGGAAACCGGCACACAGCCCCATTTCATAGGCTATTACGTTCTGGTCATGGGTCTGCAGGGCCGTCCGTGGAACGATTGCAAGGGCAAGGAAAAAGACGCCTTGCGCGTCCGTTTTGACGCGATCAAGGCCGCCAGCCACGACAAAGGCCGCTCCGATTTCGAAGCGGCCCTTGATAAAATCGGTGTGATCGACCGCAAGCGGTAG